In a single window of the Thermodesulfovibrionales bacterium genome:
- a CDS encoding thiamine pyrophosphate-requiring protein, which yields MKRARLVTPTNNFEPFDLEDIKQSIPSRFEQQVLRYPDRLAVRSHDRSFTYAELNKAANRIADAILEQYGEGEEPVALLLDQGAWVVAAIMGVLKAGKIYVPLDPRFPRPRLSYIIEDSQTSLILTDSRNMSAAAELTPRKIPRINLHTPSSHYSSTNPAIAISPDYGVNIIYTSGSTGTPKGVLQNHRNLLFEVLRVTNSFHVCRDDRLALLHPCSSSASLRRIFPALLNGASLHPLDLRTVGLEDLPRWFEQEEITISNGRRLLRDWRHSLTGEDQFPRLRLVTFGGEPVYRSDVELYRRYLSPQCLMLINLAATETGSDCHYFIDKQTQFTDALIPVGYPTEGTEIFLLNENGQKVGPGEVGEIAVKSRYLSLGYWRQPELTRKRFLPDPNGGEARIYLSGDMGRMRSDGCLFYLGRKDFQVKVRGHRIEPIEVETALLNLGTFTEAVVLALGTVEDNPSGRFHLHAKSDNLTPTGSGETGNHEQITEPEEKRLVAYLVPARLPAPTVSDLRRSLSETLPEHMIPSVFVMREKFPRAPSGKVDHAALAAHFTASRPWRTRPTLARPFVAPRDAIEEVLAGIWAELLQIDTVGIEDSFFDMGGHSLMVVQLFRRIEREFGIRIPLSAIFQSPTVEKLAAVITNYQEPESQSSLVSIQPKGSNPPLFCVADVMGSTLIYRHLAKYLDPDQPVYGLEGAEDVLCRSIEEIAFQYVSELRGKIPNGPFMLIGFSSGGLVAFEMARQLQMMNLNVLFLGILDTSCPDRSKEKPKPWEAAMIRAFARNLPWWLYYTLPFWLSHYWTIANNKMKKTFLRKPYNPTEVSEESIDNLREIIRWLRRYTPQKYPGRITLYRARAQRLIPSCEDMEWSSVAECVGIQSIPGHHMSILKEPHVRMLAEKINRELKEIKTMSTEDSHAELQHLNLGIQQPPGVDNVADGYLESLNACAVDYIFINPGTDTVPIQESIAKFKVQGRRSPELILCLHESVAMAAAHGYFMVSGRPQVVLVHVDVGTQNIGANLHNAQRGRAGVVVCAGRAPYTVDGSLPGGRDSYIHWIQEQFSQESIVHGYVKWHYELTCRENLHLAVQRAFQVARTEPAGPVYLTLPREVLVQTVQTPIVDANRAPAISTLAVDPDSLSRAAKWLIEADRPLILVAYAGRNPKAAASLVRLAETLAAPVVESRHRVNFPSGHPLHLGFSAGSHLHRADCVLIVDHDVPWVPAQYRPPSACRIIHVDIDPLKRDIPIWGFPVDLAIQADSSHAMSALAEEVERLLSRADRTRIERRRHVLTAQHQAQRARWQKRAFGLAARQPIAPEWAAYCLSEIVDEDTVIVSEAVSNNQVLWRYLQLDTPGTYYQSLGSGLGWGLGAAFGAKLASPSKTIICTLGDGSWIFGSPLAAYWAAEQSRSPFLTIVFNNQAYAATTEAILGIAPDGYARRTGNYPGCDLPKPPLYSKMAEAMGLWARTVDDPAKLRSVLREALSEVRRGRSALVDICVSSPQTVGRMPEE from the coding sequence GTGAAGAGGGCCCGACTGGTAACACCGACGAATAACTTTGAGCCCTTTGACCTAGAGGATATCAAGCAGTCAATCCCGTCTCGCTTCGAGCAACAGGTGCTGCGATACCCTGACCGGCTTGCCGTTCGAAGTCATGACCGCAGTTTCACGTACGCCGAGCTGAACAAGGCAGCTAACCGGATCGCGGACGCCATTCTGGAACAATACGGCGAAGGCGAGGAACCGGTTGCGTTGTTACTGGATCAGGGTGCATGGGTAGTAGCTGCAATAATGGGGGTGTTGAAGGCAGGGAAGATATATGTGCCTCTCGATCCCCGGTTTCCACGGCCTCGTCTTTCCTACATAATCGAGGATTCCCAGACCAGCCTCATTCTCACCGACTCCCGGAATATGTCTGCCGCAGCTGAACTAACGCCACGAAAGATCCCAAGGATCAATCTACACACGCCGAGTTCTCATTACTCCTCCACGAATCCGGCTATTGCGATTTCACCCGATTATGGTGTTAACATTATCTATACCTCGGGTTCGACAGGAACCCCTAAGGGAGTCCTCCAGAACCACCGAAACCTTTTGTTCGAAGTCTTACGGGTTACGAACAGCTTCCATGTTTGCCGGGATGATCGACTGGCTCTGTTACACCCCTGTAGCTCTAGCGCATCACTGCGGAGAATTTTCCCCGCTCTGCTGAACGGTGCGTCGCTCCATCCATTGGATTTGCGGACGGTGGGACTGGAAGACCTGCCCCGGTGGTTTGAGCAAGAAGAGATCACGATCAGCAATGGGCGGCGGCTTCTGCGAGATTGGAGACATTCTCTCACCGGGGAAGATCAGTTCCCCCGGCTCCGCCTGGTGACCTTTGGAGGGGAACCGGTCTACCGAAGCGATGTTGAGCTTTACCGCCGGTATCTTTCACCCCAATGCCTGATGCTGATTAATCTGGCCGCGACGGAAACGGGGAGTGACTGCCATTATTTCATCGATAAACAAACCCAGTTCACCGACGCGCTTATTCCGGTCGGCTACCCAACTGAAGGGACAGAGATCTTCTTGCTCAACGAGAACGGACAGAAGGTCGGTCCCGGCGAGGTCGGGGAGATTGCTGTCAAGAGCCGCTACCTCTCACTAGGCTACTGGCGCCAACCCGAATTGACCCGGAAGCGATTCCTGCCCGATCCGAACGGCGGAGAGGCGCGAATCTATCTCTCAGGGGATATGGGACGGATGCGCTCAGACGGCTGTCTCTTCTACCTGGGAAGGAAGGACTTCCAGGTGAAGGTCCGTGGGCACCGGATCGAACCAATTGAGGTGGAAACTGCCCTGCTCAACTTGGGCACCTTCACAGAGGCAGTTGTTCTTGCGCTGGGGACGGTAGAGGATAACCCTTCCGGGCGGTTTCATCTCCACGCCAAAAGCGACAACTTGACACCCACAGGGAGTGGCGAGACGGGAAATCACGAGCAGATAACGGAACCCGAGGAGAAGCGTCTCGTAGCCTACCTCGTGCCAGCTCGTCTGCCAGCACCAACCGTCAGCGATCTCAGGCGCTCTCTTTCTGAGACACTGCCTGAGCACATGATCCCTTCTGTCTTCGTAATGCGGGAGAAGTTCCCGCGTGCGCCAAGCGGCAAGGTCGATCATGCGGCGCTCGCTGCCCACTTCACCGCCAGCCGCCCGTGGCGCACACGACCGACACTTGCTCGCCCGTTTGTCGCTCCGCGTGATGCGATTGAGGAGGTCTTGGCGGGAATCTGGGCTGAGCTGCTCCAAATTGATACCGTGGGCATTGAAGACTCGTTCTTTGATATGGGTGGTCATTCTCTTATGGTCGTTCAGCTCTTCAGAAGGATAGAAAGAGAATTTGGGATAAGGATTCCTCTTTCTGCTATTTTTCAGTCGCCCACTGTAGAAAAGCTTGCCGCCGTAATCACCAATTATCAAGAACCGGAGTCTCAATCCTCCCTGGTTTCCATACAGCCAAAGGGGTCTAACCCTCCGCTTTTTTGCGTGGCTGATGTCATGGGTAGCACGTTAATCTATCGTCACCTTGCAAAATACCTGGATCCGGACCAACCGGTCTACGGGTTAGAGGGTGCTGAAGATGTACTTTGTCGGTCCATAGAAGAAATAGCATTTCAGTATGTCAGTGAATTACGCGGGAAAATACCTAATGGACCTTTCATGCTGATCGGGTTTTCATCCGGTGGACTTGTGGCATTTGAGATGGCGAGGCAGCTTCAGATGATGAACCTTAATGTCCTCTTCCTCGGAATTCTTGATACTTCTTGCCCGGATCGTTCCAAGGAGAAACCAAAACCATGGGAAGCGGCAATGATAAGGGCCTTTGCGAGAAACCTTCCTTGGTGGTTATATTACACGCTCCCCTTCTGGCTGAGCCATTATTGGACGATTGCCAACAATAAAATGAAAAAGACTTTTCTCCGCAAACCCTATAACCCTACCGAGGTATCTGAAGAATCGATAGATAACTTACGGGAAATAATTCGGTGGCTGAGAAGATATACCCCTCAAAAATATCCCGGCCGTATTACCCTTTATCGGGCAAGAGCTCAGCGGTTAATTCCGTCCTGCGAGGATATGGAATGGAGTAGCGTTGCAGAGTGTGTGGGAATCCAGTCCATTCCGGGACATCATATGAGTATTTTGAAAGAACCGCATGTGAGGATGCTGGCAGAGAAAATCAACAGAGAACTCAAGGAGATCAAGACCATGTCAACGGAGGACAGCCATGCAGAACTTCAGCATCTCAACCTGGGAATACAACAGCCGCCTGGGGTTGACAACGTAGCCGACGGGTATCTCGAGTCGCTGAACGCTTGCGCTGTCGACTACATCTTTATCAATCCCGGGACCGACACTGTGCCGATCCAGGAATCCATTGCAAAGTTTAAAGTCCAGGGGCGCCGGTCGCCCGAACTGATCCTCTGTCTACACGAGTCCGTGGCTATGGCCGCCGCGCATGGCTACTTCATGGTCAGCGGTAGGCCCCAGGTAGTCCTAGTTCACGTTGACGTAGGGACCCAGAACATCGGCGCAAACCTGCATAACGCACAGCGGGGCCGCGCCGGAGTAGTCGTCTGTGCGGGGAGGGCCCCGTACACCGTTGATGGCAGTCTCCCAGGTGGGCGTGATAGCTATATCCACTGGATACAAGAGCAGTTCAGCCAGGAGAGCATTGTGCACGGTTATGTTAAATGGCATTACGAGCTGACCTGCCGGGAAAACCTTCACTTAGCGGTGCAGCGTGCGTTCCAGGTAGCCCGGACGGAGCCAGCTGGGCCGGTATATTTGACTCTCCCCAGGGAAGTGCTTGTGCAGACCGTGCAAACCCCTATTGTTGATGCCAATCGTGCGCCGGCGATTTCGACGCTGGCGGTTGACCCTGACAGCCTCTCCCGGGCAGCAAAGTGGCTGATCGAGGCCGATAGACCTTTGATTCTTGTAGCCTATGCGGGCCGTAATCCCAAGGCTGCTGCCTCTCTGGTTAGACTCGCGGAGACGCTGGCTGCACCAGTAGTGGAGTCGCGCCACCGAGTCAATTTTCCTTCTGGTCACCCTCTTCATCTCGGTTTTTCGGCCGGTTCCCATTTGCACCGAGCTGACTGCGTTCTGATCGTCGATCACGACGTTCCATGGGTGCCAGCGCAATATAGACCACCGTCTGCATGCCGCATAATCCATGTGGACATTGACCCTCTCAAACGGGATATTCCAATCTGGGGATTCCCAGTGGATCTTGCCATTCAGGCCGACTCGTCCCATGCCATGTCGGCCTTGGCCGAGGAGGTCGAGCGGTTGCTGAGCCGTGCAGATCGCACACGGATTGAAAGACGCCGCCATGTCCTGACCGCCCAACACCAGGCGCAAAGGGCGAGGTGGCAGAAGAGAGCTTTCGGTCTGGCGGCGCGACAGCCGATCGCGCCTGAATGGGCTGCGTACTGCTTGAGCGAGATTGTGGATGAGGACACGGTAATCGTCAGCGAAGCTGTCAGTAACAACCAAGTCCTGTGGCGTTATTTGCAGTTGGACACGCCCGGAACTTACTATCAAAGCCTCGGGTCCGGCCTTGGTTGGGGCCTTGGAGCAGCCTTTGGAGCCAAGCTTGCATCCCCCTCCAAAACCATCATCTGCACTTTAGGAGACGGCTCCTGGATATTCGGTTCTCCCCTCGCAGCCTACTGGGCAGCCGAGCAGTCCCGAAGCCCGTTCCTGACGATTGTCTTCAATAATCAGGCATATGCTGCCACCACCGAAGCGATCCTGGGCATAGCTCCTGACGGATACGCGAGGCGGACAGGGAACTATCCGGGATGCGATCTGCCAAAGCCGCCACTCTATTCAAAAATGGCAGAAGCAATGGGTCTGTGGGCCAGGACAGTGGACGATCCTGCAAAACTCAGGTCGGTACTCCGTGAGGCGCTCAGCGAAGTGCGGCGCGGCCGTTCTGCGCTGGTTGACATCTGCGTCTCGTCCCCACAGACCGTTGGGCGGATGCCGGAGGAGTGA
- a CDS encoding amino acid adenylation domain-containing protein — MQHARAMKRRERTMNADPVQMGDPARQYCLLQLVREQAERNPNASFILAPGRRPLTYGRLSRQVEYVLEALHSLSVSREDCVAMVIPDGPEMAVASVAITSGAVCAPLNPAYRASEMDFYLGDLNARALIVLQGYEATAAAVARSRGVPVLELIPQAEAEAGLFTLAGRSVSAPITHGLSQPDDAALALYTSGTAARPKRVRLTHQNICVAAHNICAAVQLTESDRCLSVMPLFHIHGLSTLFASLAAGASVVYPSGFSAAQFFECLDSFHPTWYSAAPTIHQIILENAFHYPEITARAKLRFIRSASAAMPLPVMVELERLFRAPFIEAYGMTEASPQIASNRLPPHPRKAGSVGRAAGPAVAIWDELGNIMPPGEPGEIVIRGANVAQSPGNDTMAKQDAFVNGWFRTGDIGYMDMDGYLFVTGSLKEIINRGGEKISPREVDQVLMDHPAVSQAVTFKVPHPVLGENVAAAVVLKPDFQVFGYSGIRADQPDHLIQEIRSFVATHLAYFKVPDHVVIVDDIPKGPTGKLERANLARQLRLTELNAQQKPEHCDPEPLRSLIEQRLVNIWAGVLKIDCPGIHDNFFLLGGHSLAASQVVVRLRDEFQVDLPVESFFKNPTIAQLAKLITRSTTGHLSQGYILCDQRSSRETLSSARAASIPRRRMTGPLPLSFAQHRLWFLEQFEHGNIAYNMSASLWLKGRLNKDALEQSLNEIRRRHEILRTTFHLVGGQPVQVIVKEETTKLPITDLTMLPPSDRKAEALRLGAEEVSRPFDLAHGPLFRTALIGLDAEEHILLLTMHHIISDGWSMRVLHRELAMLYEAFLSGCESPLPELAVQYGDFAVWQRGWLQGEVLEKQIAYWKEKLQNVPPVIGMPTDRPRPSLQTYRGGTLQLTVSRTVTEGLKALSVSEKATLFMTLLAAFQTLLFRYTGQSDLPVGVPIANRPCVETEPLIGFFANTLVMRNDLSGNPLFRELLARVRITAMGAYAHQDLPFEKVVEVLQPERDPSHGPLFQVMFAFQNLPDIGIGSETTENEIREVKQSDDIWTTGLPFQLAPGLSAHPFRTVSGTAKFDLTLYLAETKQGLEGLWKYNIDLFEADTIERVARHFKVLLEGIVANPERRLSEFPLLDDTERRQQAVEWNRTENSYRFDLCLHHVFEDQVSKTPNALAVECGDERFTYDELNSRANQLAWHLKKLGVGPEKLVGIILPRSAEMAMAILGVLKAGGAFLPLDPEYPSERLVFMMRDAKVSVLITGEHLFSALNARPGTSPWVSGQKESEIEGSEPVPPILVCLEAGCQAIDGKSKQNPESSATETNLAYVIYTSGSIGSPKGVMITHANLCHYVHAMREALGIMVEDRYLHTASFAFSSSIRQFLLPLSCGAAVVIATTDQIHDHLVLFDLIREHHVSILDVVPSYWRSCIQMARRLAPDARAAAFNSRLRLILSASETLSPDIPAEWASCFRSGAKLINMYGLTETTGIVSMYHIHHPGAEAANGVPIGRPIENTRVYILDALRQLVPVGVYGEVYIGGAGVGRGYLNQQELTAERFVSDPFSDAPGARLFRTGDTARYLPDGNIVLIGRYDSQIKLRGFLIQPGEIEAALRKHPWVGESAVITPGEVAGEGTRVMVKSGMPATGGNQKLVAFVVPRESVHHAIASEVPKEVLRIPKRVIVELRESLKRSLPGYMVPSMIVALKALPLTPNGKLDRKALSALAAGSVCANPERARQELLGAFIEPRTHAEKTLADIWRQVLNVDRVGIEDNFFELGGDSLLSIQVISLANRGGLQLTLKELFQYQTVIELARISENAHNVRTEPKTATASVQPEETMAKDAVKPLVLVTAESLRAYGREALERAGLSPEGAAIVTEVQLEASLRGQRTHNMDSIPRYARRISSGVTNPQPRIRIEHETSISARIDGDNGPGQWVGVIAMRTAIQKAKQAGMSIVSARRSNHFGAAAHYVWLAVQQGLIGLCTTNGPVILAPTGGVTPTFGNNPLGVGIPASRYNPILLDIAMSVAPRGKIGLQLAEGKMLPPGWILDHFGRPSTDPADLAAGLGVPIGGHKGYGLALVMEAMAGVLSGAGFCHDHSREQMYKDLRPPDFGHFFMVIDPELFMSSAEFMARVDRMIEQTKSGELAQNAHEILIPGEAELRARERNMREGVPLLPSTYRTLLRYGEAAELDTKLEVVKFIGTLSEK, encoded by the coding sequence ATGCAGCACGCGCGAGCAATGAAGAGGCGGGAGCGAACTATGAACGCTGATCCTGTCCAAATGGGGGATCCGGCCCGGCAGTACTGTCTCCTTCAGCTGGTTCGCGAACAGGCCGAGCGAAACCCCAACGCCAGTTTCATCCTTGCCCCGGGAAGAAGACCTCTGACTTACGGCCGTTTGAGCCGCCAAGTGGAGTACGTTCTCGAGGCGCTTCATTCCCTGAGTGTGAGTAGGGAGGACTGTGTCGCAATGGTGATTCCGGATGGGCCGGAGATGGCTGTGGCCTCTGTTGCTATTACATCAGGCGCTGTATGCGCACCTCTTAACCCCGCCTATCGCGCGAGCGAAATGGACTTCTATCTCGGAGATTTAAATGCAAGAGCGTTGATCGTATTGCAAGGCTATGAGGCTACTGCGGCGGCGGTAGCCCGATCGCGAGGCGTGCCCGTTCTCGAATTGATTCCGCAGGCCGAAGCTGAGGCAGGTCTCTTCACCCTTGCCGGTCGGAGTGTATCAGCTCCAATAACGCATGGCTTGTCCCAGCCGGACGATGCGGCGCTGGCGCTTTACACGTCAGGAACTGCTGCTCGACCAAAGCGAGTGAGGCTGACGCACCAGAACATTTGCGTCGCTGCACACAACATCTGCGCTGCGGTTCAGCTGACGGAGAGCGACCGTTGTCTCAGTGTGATGCCGTTGTTTCACATCCACGGTCTGAGCACGCTCTTTGCTTCACTTGCAGCGGGTGCGAGTGTGGTCTACCCCTCCGGCTTTTCCGCTGCGCAGTTTTTCGAGTGTCTTGATTCTTTTCATCCAACGTGGTATTCAGCAGCACCGACGATACACCAGATAATTCTCGAAAACGCATTTCACTATCCCGAGATCACAGCGCGCGCCAAGTTGCGTTTTATTCGTTCAGCCTCCGCAGCAATGCCTTTGCCTGTGATGGTTGAATTGGAGCGGCTGTTCCGTGCGCCGTTTATTGAAGCGTATGGGATGACCGAAGCGTCCCCTCAAATTGCGAGTAACCGGCTGCCCCCTCATCCGCGCAAGGCCGGTTCAGTAGGTCGAGCCGCGGGACCCGCGGTCGCCATTTGGGACGAGTTGGGGAATATTATGCCGCCGGGAGAGCCAGGAGAGATCGTGATCCGTGGTGCAAACGTTGCACAGTCCCCTGGAAACGATACCATGGCCAAGCAGGACGCTTTTGTCAACGGATGGTTCCGTACCGGAGACATAGGATACATGGATATGGATGGCTATCTTTTCGTCACCGGCAGTCTCAAGGAGATAATCAACCGGGGAGGTGAGAAGATCTCACCGAGGGAAGTGGACCAGGTTCTGATGGACCACCCGGCAGTTTCACAGGCCGTCACCTTTAAGGTCCCCCATCCCGTGCTCGGCGAGAACGTCGCTGCTGCGGTAGTTCTTAAGCCGGATTTTCAAGTCTTTGGGTATTCGGGCATTAGAGCAGACCAGCCCGATCATCTGATTCAGGAGATCCGCAGCTTTGTCGCGACGCACCTTGCCTATTTCAAAGTCCCGGATCACGTAGTAATCGTGGATGACATCCCGAAGGGTCCTACAGGGAAACTGGAGCGTGCCAATCTTGCTCGGCAACTACGTCTGACGGAGTTGAATGCCCAACAGAAACCAGAACATTGTGATCCTGAACCTCTGCGTTCGCTTATTGAGCAGAGGTTGGTAAATATCTGGGCCGGTGTCCTGAAAATCGACTGCCCTGGTATTCACGATAATTTTTTCCTCTTGGGCGGCCACTCATTGGCTGCGAGCCAAGTTGTCGTCCGGCTGCGGGACGAATTCCAGGTCGACCTGCCTGTGGAGAGTTTTTTCAAAAATCCTACCATTGCCCAACTGGCGAAGCTGATCACCCGAAGCACGACCGGTCATTTATCCCAAGGGTACATACTGTGTGACCAGCGATCTTCGAGAGAAACACTATCCAGCGCCAGAGCAGCGAGCATCCCACGGAGGCGCATGACAGGCCCTTTACCTCTCTCTTTCGCTCAGCATCGGCTGTGGTTCCTTGAACAGTTCGAGCACGGCAACATCGCCTATAACATGTCCGCCTCACTATGGCTCAAAGGCAGGTTGAACAAAGATGCACTGGAGCAAAGTCTTAACGAAATCCGACGCCGACACGAAATATTGCGTACCACATTTCATTTGGTCGGCGGGCAGCCTGTACAGGTCATTGTCAAAGAAGAGACAACAAAACTACCGATCACGGATTTGACGATGCTGCCACCTTCCGACCGGAAGGCCGAAGCGCTTCGTCTGGGGGCCGAGGAGGTCAGCCGGCCATTCGATCTTGCTCACGGGCCTCTATTTCGGACTGCACTCATCGGGCTGGACGCTGAAGAGCACATTCTCTTACTTACAATGCACCACATCATTTCAGATGGCTGGTCCATGAGAGTGCTGCACCGGGAACTGGCAATGCTCTATGAGGCATTTCTGTCAGGCTGCGAGTCGCCGCTCCCGGAACTGGCCGTCCAATACGGTGATTTTGCGGTCTGGCAGAGAGGGTGGCTACAAGGAGAGGTCTTAGAAAAGCAGATTGCCTACTGGAAGGAGAAGCTCCAGAATGTTCCTCCTGTGATTGGGATGCCTACCGACCGCCCTCGTCCATCTTTGCAGACGTATCGAGGAGGGACACTCCAATTGACAGTCTCTCGCACTGTGACCGAGGGGCTGAAGGCGTTGAGCGTGAGTGAAAAAGCGACACTCTTCATGACGTTGCTGGCAGCATTCCAAACCTTGCTTTTCCGTTACACGGGGCAAAGCGATCTCCCAGTAGGCGTCCCGATCGCCAACCGGCCTTGTGTCGAGACAGAGCCTTTGATAGGGTTCTTTGCGAACACGCTGGTTATGAGAAATGATCTGTCCGGAAATCCCTTATTCCGAGAGCTGCTGGCTCGGGTGCGTATAACAGCCATGGGCGCATACGCGCACCAGGATCTGCCATTTGAAAAAGTGGTGGAGGTGCTGCAGCCCGAGCGGGATCCGAGCCATGGACCCTTATTCCAGGTGATGTTCGCCTTCCAGAATCTTCCTGACATAGGGATTGGGTCAGAAACCACAGAAAATGAGATACGAGAGGTTAAGCAGTCGGACGATATATGGACGACCGGACTGCCGTTTCAACTTGCGCCGGGTTTGAGTGCCCATCCTTTCAGAACAGTTAGCGGAACCGCGAAGTTCGACCTGACCCTGTACCTTGCGGAAACCAAGCAAGGGCTGGAGGGGTTGTGGAAATACAATATCGACCTGTTCGAGGCGGACACAATCGAGCGGGTTGCAAGGCATTTCAAGGTACTTTTGGAAGGGATTGTTGCCAACCCCGAGAGGCGTCTCTCGGAGTTTCCGTTACTTGATGACACAGAGAGACGCCAGCAGGCGGTTGAGTGGAATCGCACGGAAAATTCATATCGCTTCGATCTCTGTCTCCATCACGTGTTTGAAGACCAGGTGTCCAAGACACCAAATGCCTTGGCAGTCGAATGTGGAGATGAGAGGTTCACGTACGACGAGCTGAATAGCAGAGCCAACCAACTGGCTTGGCACCTCAAGAAACTCGGAGTGGGGCCAGAAAAACTGGTGGGGATCATCCTTCCCCGCTCTGCGGAGATGGCGATGGCCATACTGGGGGTATTAAAGGCCGGAGGTGCTTTCCTTCCCCTTGATCCAGAATACCCGTCAGAGCGTCTTGTCTTTATGATGAGGGATGCCAAGGTATCGGTTCTTATCACGGGAGAGCATCTGTTTTCCGCCTTGAATGCCAGACCCGGGACTTCGCCTTGGGTGTCTGGTCAGAAGGAATCTGAAATCGAAGGTTCAGAGCCCGTCCCCCCGATACTGGTGTGTCTGGAAGCGGGTTGCCAAGCTATTGACGGAAAGAGCAAACAAAACCCTGAAAGCAGTGCGACAGAAACGAATTTAGCATATGTTATCTATACCTCAGGTTCAATAGGCTCCCCCAAGGGTGTGATGATCACGCATGCCAACCTTTGCCATTATGTCCATGCAATGCGTGAGGCGTTAGGAATTATGGTTGAGGATCGATATCTCCACACTGCCTCATTCGCATTCTCCTCATCCATTCGCCAATTTTTACTCCCTCTCTCTTGCGGCGCAGCAGTGGTCATAGCCACAACCGATCAAATCCATGACCACTTAGTTCTGTTTGATCTCATTCGTGAACATCACGTGTCGATTCTTGATGTCGTTCCGTCGTACTGGCGTAGCTGTATTCAAATGGCGCGTCGTCTGGCGCCTGACGCAAGGGCAGCTGCATTCAACAGTAGACTGAGGCTGATCCTTTCCGCCAGTGAAACGCTGTCCCCGGATATCCCAGCGGAGTGGGCGTCCTGCTTTCGAAGCGGTGCGAAGTTGATCAACATGTATGGGCTGACCGAAACGACGGGTATCGTGAGCATGTATCATATCCATCACCCTGGCGCTGAAGCCGCAAATGGCGTCCCCATCGGTCGTCCGATTGAGAATACGCGAGTATATATCCTGGACGCCCTCCGACAGCTTGTGCCAGTCGGCGTCTATGGCGAGGTATATATCGGTGGAGCTGGAGTGGGCCGGGGGTACCTCAACCAGCAGGAACTGACAGCGGAGCGGTTCGTGTCTGACCCCTTTAGTGATGCCCCTGGAGCCCGACTCTTCCGGACCGGTGACACGGCGCGTTATCTGCCGGATGGAAACATTGTGCTCATCGGCCGCTACGATTCTCAAATCAAACTACGCGGCTTCCTTATCCAACCAGGGGAAATTGAAGCAGCCTTACGAAAACATCCGTGGGTGGGTGAAAGCGCAGTCATTACTCCCGGTGAGGTAGCGGGGGAGGGTACCCGCGTGATGGTAAAGAGTGGTATGCCGGCCACTGGAGGCAATCAAAAATTGGTGGCCTTTGTTGTCCCTAGAGAGAGTGTTCATCATGCCATTGCTTCTGAAGTTCCGAAAGAAGTGTTGCGGATTCCTAAGCGGGTGATAGTAGAATTGAGAGAGTCTCTGAAGCGCTCGCTACCGGGTTATATGGTTCCATCCATGATTGTGGCACTTAAGGCATTACCGCTGACACCGAATGGGAAGTTGGATCGAAAAGCCCTTTCCGCCCTGGCGGCAGGCTCAGTTTGTGCCAACCCCGAGAGGGCACGGCAAGAACTTTTAGGGGCATTTATCGAACCGCGAACCCATGCCGAGAAGACACTGGCAGACATATGGAGGCAGGTTCTGAATGTGGACCGTGTAGGCATTGAGGATAACTTCTTTGAATTGGGAGGGGATTCTCTTCTGAGTATTCAAGTAATCAGCCTCGCAAATCGGGGAGGGTTGCAGCTTACCCTTAAGGAGCTTTTCCAGTACCAGACGGTTATTGAACTGGCGAGGATTTCTGAAAACGCACACAATGTACGGACCGAGCCGAAGACGGCGACCGCTTCGGTTCAGCCTGAGGAAACAATGGCGAAGGACGCGGTAAAGCCTTTGGTCCTTGTGACAGCGGAAAGCCTGCGGGCCTATGGCCGTGAGGCGTTGGAAAGGGCCGGTTTGTCGCCTGAAGGGGCTGCGATTGTCACAGAAGTTCAGCTTGAGGCCAGCCTGCGCGGGCAACGAACGCACAATATGGACAGCATCCCCCGTTATGCCCGGCGTATCAGTTCGGGCGTGACGAATCCACAACCCCGGATCCGGATAGAGCATGAGACATCAATCAGTGCGCGGATTGATGGAGACAACGGCCCCGGGCAGTGGGTTGGGGTTATTGCTATGCGAACGGCGATTCAAAAAGCAAAGCAGGCGGGTATGAGCATAGTAAGTGCACGTCGCTCCAACCACTTTGGAGCTGCCGCACATTATGTCTGGCTCGCCGTACAGCAAGGTCTGATAGGGCTCTGCACTACGAACGGCCCGGTGATCCTTGCGCCTACCGGTGGGGTCACTCCAACATTCGGGAACAACCCGCTGGGTGTGGGTATTCCAGCGTCGCGTTACAACCCGATTCTCCTGGACATCGCGATGAGTGTTGCGCCACGAGGAAAGATCGGCTTGCAACTTGCTGAAGGTAAAATGTTACCGCCGGGGTGGATCCTCGATCATTTTGGTCGTCCCTCAACAGATCCGGCCGATCTCGCAGCTGGCCTTGGTGTGCCAATCGGGGGGCATAAAGGATATGGTCTCGCGCTCGTCATGGAGGCGATGGCAGGTGTTCTGAGCGGGGCGGGCTTCTGCCATGACCATAGCCGAGAACAGATGTACAAGGACTTGAGGCCACCAGACTTCGGCCATTTTTTTATGGTGATCGACCCCGAACTCTTCATGTCTTCAGCCGAATTTATGGCACGAGTCGATCGTATGATCGAGCAGACAAAGTCGGGAGAGCTCGCACAAAATGCGCATGAGATCCTTATCCCCGGTGAGGCCGAACTCAGGGCGCGTGAGCGTAACATGCGGGAAGGGGTACCGCTCCTGCCTTCCACCTATCGAACACTGCTGAGATATGGAGAGGCAGCGGAACTGGATACCAAGTTGGAGGTTGTGAAGTTTATAGGCACATTAAGCGAGAAATGA